In a single window of the Bactrocera dorsalis isolate Fly_Bdor chromosome 2, ASM2337382v1, whole genome shotgun sequence genome:
- the LOC125776679 gene encoding uncharacterized protein LOC125776679 has protein sequence MPRSTQRICTLYLSHGIYFFTFCLSQRPRTQMYAYFLHSVFYHSKLHMVPCQSTLQLAICSGYSTLSASPLPIETLAYLSVQVNFLPYQQKCGSLVLRRRSVGDCRVPSADSVVLGSHRLLMFSRPLSLHKTLIFRPVWHSTNFLKVTKFSNTSSLDLKKNVKIRRDMSSMNIKKYDEPPRERFSNGPHTSVCTSYNNLLLDFQTPLEAVECGFYFSYTFYTAYCLRTSHFLCQAPFYFLLASSNCHNLSGHIYLHCAAPKLVLLIHTNTNNLFLFSVFKICSPFWLTIAFSLLKLTVQPRSTARLTDTKLPFICGTCNTFSNLSSQKSV, from the coding sequence ATGCCAAGGAGTACCCAACGAATCTGTACTCTTTATCTTTCgcatggaatttattttttcacgtTTTGTCTAAGCCAACGGCCACGGACCCAAATGTAcgcatattttttacattcggTTTTCTACCACTCCAAGCTTCATATGGTGCCATGCCAATCAACGTTGCAGTTGGCGATCTGTTCCGGATATAGCACGCTGTCTGCATCGCCTCTACCCATAGAAACTCTGGCATATTTGAGTGTACAAGTAAACTTCTTGCCATATCAACAAAAGTGCGGTTCACTCGTTCTGCGACGCCGTTCTGTTGGGGACTGTAGGGTACCGTCAGCTGACTCTGTTGTTTTAGGAAGTCATCGCTTGTTGATGTTTTCTCGGCCGTTGTCGCTCCATAAAACCTTGATTTTCCGCCCAGTCTGGCATTCGACCAATTTCTTGAAAGTTACGAAATTTTCAAACACCTCATCTTTagacttgaaaaaaaatgtgaaaatacgCCGAGACATGTCATcgatgaatattaaaaaatatgatgaGCCACCAAGAGAACGCTTTTCAAATGGGCCGCATACGTCGGTATGCACTAGCTACAACAATCTTTTGCTCGATTTTCAGACGCCGCTGGAAGCGGTTGAGTGTGGATTTTACTTTTCATACACGTTTTACACTGCGTACTGTCTGCGAACTTCACATTTTCTATGCCAAGcaccattttattttttgttagctTCATCAAACTGCCATAATTTAAGTGGCCATATCTATCTGCACTGTGCTGCACCAAAACTCGTGTTGTtaatacacacaaatacaaacaatttatttcttttttctgtttttaaaatttgttcgcCATTCTGGCTTACGATAGCATTTTCGTTGTTAAAGCTTACTGTACAGCCACGTTCTACAGCTCGACTCACCGATACAAAATTACCCTTCATTTGCGGGACATGCAATACGTTCTCCAACCTTAGCTCACAAAAATCTGTTTGA